In bacterium, the DNA window CGTCGCACGGCACGACTGGAGGATTCTCGGCGCCAAGCGCCGCGACGGCGCCGTGGAGCACGCGCTGGTCAAGCCGCAAGAGCGCGCACCCAGTCGCCGCGAAGTGGGCGATGTCGCCCACGTCAGAGACGGCGCTCGCTTCGCTCGCCTCGCGGCCCCGGCCCGCGACAGTCGGGCTCCAGACCTTGCTCTTCGGATCAACGCCGCCGTACTCGGCGGGAACGACGATCGTGTCGCCGGGCCGCAGCCAACGGCCCGACTCGCCTCCGCCGACGAAGCTATCTTCACCCCGCCAGACGATGTACGGACGGGACTTCCGCCACCTCGCGCGATCCCCCGCCGAAGCCTGCCCTTCGACGTCGGAAATGTCTCTGTCGGAGTCGATCAGGTCGTCGGACGCGCGGAGCCAGTCCCGCGCCGCAAAGAACGGCACGGGCATGGCTTCGCCCGCCGTGGGGCGGCACGCCGCCAAGAGACAAAGAGCCGCCTCCGAACGATCCTTGTGCGCAAGGTCCAGCTCTTCGATGTCGGCGCGCCACACCACGTGAACGTCCGCCGGCCCGGCCTGCGGCCCGTGAAGCCACAGCGCGACGTCCGGATCCACCATCGGCGCGGGTTTCGTCTGAGCGAGGGCGTCGAGATGCGCGCGCAGAAGGACCGGGGCATGGACCTCCGGAGCCAGCATTCCGACGAGCCGGTCCCTGCCGGGAAGACGCAGATTCTCGGCGCCGAAGTCCAGCTTCCCCTCTTTTTCCTTCAACCACTTCCACGTCTCGACGATGGCGGCGCCGTAGACAGGATCCGGCTCTTTGGCGTTGAGGGCGTCGTGCCTCACGACGATCGTGGCCTGCGCCTTGCCGCAGGACCCGAGCCGATCGAGCCGTCCGAACCGCTGCCGCAAGGCATCGAGGCTCGCGCATTCGGTGACCAACGCGTCGAAATCGACGTCGGCGCCCGCCTCGAGGCACTGCGTGGCGACGACGACAAGCGGCCTCGCCGAGACTTCGCGCTTTCGGTCGGGCCTTATCTGGTCGAAGTACTTCCCAACGACGATGTCCCGGTCGAGGGGCCGCATCCGTCCCGTCAACAGGACGACGCCGAAGTCCCGCGACTCATCGGGCTGCTTTGCCTCCAGGATTCGGAAGACGCGCCTCGCCGTGGCGACGCGATTGACCATGACGGCGACGCTGCCGGCGCCGCCGCGCAGCATGCGCTTCGCCTCGTCGGCCAGCGCCCGCGCCAGTCGAGTCGCGTTCTCCTCCTCCTCGGTCACGCAGGGGACAGCGAGGAGGGTGGCGGGCTTCGACGCGCTGAGTCGGCTGTGCAGCGGCCCGTCGGGCGAGCGGTCGACGGCGTCGAGCGCAAACCGCGTCCCGCAGTTCTTCGCGTCCACCGTCGCCGACATCCGAACGAGCTTCCAAGGCGTCAGCGGGGCGCGCTCGCATCTGCGTCTGCGCTCGTGGACGGCCGTCAGCGTCTCCTCGAACGGCCTCGCCAAGTGCACTTCGTCCAGAATGAAGAGCGAGTCCTCGCCGACCAGCGCGGCGTGAATCGGGCGCATGCCCTCCGACACGCCGTATCCGCGGAACAAGAGCCGGGACCCGACCTGATCGACCGTGGACACGGCGAGCACGGGGACCGTGGGATCCAGCGCCCACGACGCGTCGCGCCGCTTGCCGCCGCGAAGCGCCGCCACGACCAGCCTGCCCGACACGTCGGAAAGGCGGGAGAGTCGTTGCTGCACCGCGAGAAGCACGCCAGCCTTCGCGCCCAGCAC includes these proteins:
- the cas3u gene encoding type I-U CRISPR-associated helicase/endonuclease Cas3, which encodes MQGLQVSDFGAFFHAIHGSDPFPWQMRLMEDVAANGWPDVLDIPTGCGKTAALDVALFHLALQATEPPSKRRAPRRIFFVVDRRVVVDQTYARAERIASAVLGAKAGVLLAVQQRLSRLSDVSGRLVVAALRGGKRRDASWALDPTVPVLAVSTVDQVGSRLLFRGYGVSEGMRPIHAALVGEDSLFILDEVHLARPFEETLTAVHERRRRCERAPLTPWKLVRMSATVDAKNCGTRFALDAVDRSPDGPLHSRLSASKPATLLAVPCVTEEEENATRLARALADEAKRMLRGGAGSVAVMVNRVATARRVFRILEAKQPDESRDFGVVLLTGRMRPLDRDIVVGKYFDQIRPDRKREVSARPLVVVATQCLEAGADVDFDALVTECASLDALRQRFGRLDRLGSCGKAQATIVVRHDALNAKEPDPVYGAAIVETWKWLKEKEGKLDFGAENLRLPGRDRLVGMLAPEVHAPVLLRAHLDALAQTKPAPMVDPDVALWLHGPQAGPADVHVVWRADIEELDLAHKDRSEAALCLLAACRPTAGEAMPVPFFAARDWLRASDDLIDSDRDISDVEGQASAGDRARWRKSRPYIVWRGEDSFVGGGESGRWLRPGDTIVVPAEYGGVDPKSKVWSPTVAGRGREASEASAVSDVGDIAHFAATGCALLRLDQRVLHGAVAALGAENPPVVPCDDPDLAVSELEDAVAAWLEEWSPEPGPLLEIVRALRAGPTEVVRVNQGSGYLIVRLKGKSEAESEDQGGFGSSFTSAEVPLARHLDQVREKVERFASLCGIPKAEMGALVAAAQWHDAGKVDPRFQAMLRGGDQLRARKGEPPLAKSVLSYRDRASWRRARELSGYPAGGRHELASAALAKAALAKKAMVDSELVLHLIESHHGFARPFAPAVVDPSSKNADFAFDGVRATAAQAWAAAELDSGVADRFWLLVERYGWYGLAFLETLLRLADHRVSAGK